The following nucleotide sequence is from Gasterosteus aculeatus chromosome 5, fGasAcu3.hap1.1, whole genome shotgun sequence.
GACCAAACTGGAGAGGAGTCACCTCATGCTGTGGGTTTGTTTTCCCGCGGTCTGATTCATGTGCTCACACGCTGGCGGGGAGCCAGACGTAACTAACTCCTCTCCGTTAATCCAGGCCCTTAGAGCGAGGATGGCGAAAGGCAAAAGATGTCTCTCTGATCCAACCGAGGCTGCgtctgaaacaggaagtggtcagCGCCAACGGCCACCAGCAGCGGGGACAACGGATCGGGGTTCCCGTCAAGAAGCTGTTTGCCAGAGAGAAGAGGCCCTACGGGCTGGGCATGGTCGGCCGCCTCACCAACCGCACGTACCGCAAGCGCATCGACAGCTTTGTCCAGAAACAGATCGAGGACATGGACGATCACAGGTGAGACAGCTGAGCCAGCCCGCAGGAGGACTGTCCTATGGTGGCCAATGTCCCGGATAATGGATGTGTCGTCCTCCCCAGGCCTTTTTTCTCGTACTGGATCACGTGTGTCCATTTGCTCATCACCATTCTGGCTGTCGCTATCTACGGCATCGCCCCTGTGGGCTTCTCGCAACATGAGACTGTCGACTCCGTGAGTATATTTCACAGGGTTCATCATGACTCGCTTGGTATGTTGTCGTGAATACATGTCTGGGATTTACAGTTTAAATGAAAGAATGAGTAATTTTTGGATTTTATATATATCGCCTTCTTCTTCAGGTGTTGAGGAACAAGGGAGTTTATGAAAATGTCAAGTTTGTGCAGCAGCAAAACTTCTGGGTGGGTCCAAGCTCAGTAAGTGTGTTCATCTTCTTTTCTCTGATTTCTTTTCTCGGCCTTTATGCAGCTCTTAAGTGTGGTGGGCAACATGAAAATtgccaataaataaataacaacatcGGCTTTTACAGAAGAACTAGTGTTGAATAACAACCCGTTTAAAATCCCTTCTCATCAACACATTTGGAACATATCAGGGGGCGTTTGACAGACGGTTACATGAGCCCATCACACGGCTGTTGTAACCACCGGTCTAGATTCACAACCTCACCAGGCtgtaatgtccccccccccccaacccccacgcAGGAGGCGCTGATCCACCTGGGAGCCAAGTTCTCCCCGTGTATGCGTCAAGACCCGGAGATCCAGAAACTGATCCAggagaagagagcgagagagagggagtcggGCTGCTGCGTGAGGAACGATCGCTCCGGCTGCCTGCAGACGTTACAAGAGGAGTGTTCGGTCAGTGAAAACGGCCGCTTCACCCACGTCTCACATTcgagacgacccccccccccctagagCGTCTCTGGCTTGAAAGGCTTGGCACTCGATATAAGATGTGCAGAGATACGTTGAATAAGTGTGACACAGACGCCCCCTTGTGAGGCCATTCGTTGTAGTTACCAATTCACAATCAGATGAACAGAATACAGAATAGGGGGGTTGGGATTTTCCTGCACTGTTGAGAGGTTTTACCGtctgtctgctcctcctctgtcgTAGAGCACGCTGGCAGTGTTTGTGAAGTGGCCTCGGCACCCCAGTGCTCCGTCTCTGAATGGCACTCGACGCCGACATGGTGCAGTCTGCCATCAGGACCCCAGGTAAGCGCCTTTCTGATCCTTGTGTTTTAATGGGGAACGCATTCAGTAACGCACATGATTGTACTCCAGATGTGGACGTAATCGTTCAAGGTTCTCTGTTGTTAATTCCTCTGCaacttttctcttgatttttgTAGAATTTGTCTGGAGCCAGCCTCAGTTTCACCTCATGAGTGGCCCGATGACATCACCAAGTGGCCAGTGAGTACATTCACCCAGTTTCTAATTTCCTTATTGGCCTCTTGTCTTAAGAGCAATGAATGAAAATCTACCGTGAGTTTCACTCACTGAATGAACACGATGCACCAGACGGGTAGATTTAATGTGTCCTGTACCTGATCTGTAGGTTTGTACGCGGTATAACTCTGGCAATCACACCAACCTCCCCCACATCGACTGCACCATCACAGGCCGGCCCTGCTGCATCGGAACCAAAGGACGGTGAGGATCGGCATCAACTAAAACAAGCGTTGATTTTCTAAATTACCAGTCATTTGGTATTTAAGTTGCTGCACATGTGTCAGGATTAACTCCAAAGTTGAGTGTTTTTTTATGcttaaatgtcaaatatttatcGCATTCACTTTTTAAGAATATGACATAAGCACACTGTGAATAGAAagtatataaaaaatatttcagtatTGTTAAGAAACCAAGGTGAAAACACTGGATATTGGATCACATCTTGATCACAAGATTAGAACGAGAATGTATAGATTTCATTTTAAACTCtaacatctggtcattttcccTGCGAGGGATCTACTGATGAAGCTGATGTTTTTATGCTGTAGATGTGAAATCACTTCAAGAGAGTATTGTGACTTCATGCATGGCTACTTCCACGAGGAGGCTACCCTTTGCTCGCAGGTAGGGCGAACaaatgttcttttcatttcctcaaactgactgctgcttttcattcgcACACCCTACTGCAGCTACAAAGGATTATACATGAAATGCACCACATACATCAACAGCTTAAACACATGCACCATGTGATGCTCAGACCCACAACCTCAGCATTACTCAGTTACTGTCTTCATGAGTACTGTGCGCTGACCGATTGCACCACTGGAACAATCAATGTAAAGCGCGTTGGTTCCATTCAGCCCTCATGTTCCTCCACATGGCGGCGGTGGATCTGCAGGCTGACTTGTAGCACTTTCAATCCTAACAGTTTTTCACTGTCCCCTCCAGGTGGCTTGCATGGACGACGTGTGTGGTTTGCTGCCCTTCCTCAACCCTGACATTCCAGACCAGTTCTCTCGGCTCTGgctgtctctctttcttcacGCTGGGTGACTGAGCTTTTTATTTGGTCACATATTACATATCACAAGGCCTCGCTATTTAATGCTCAAGAGGGAAGTACGACTGCTTCATAAGATAAGATGAGACAATCCTCTACTAGTCCCACAGCAAATCCCAGGATGTACAGCAGTGTAGTTAAAGTGCAAACGAGTAACggttaatgaaaaataaacaagatCAAAAAAACGTGTCAAAAAGTATTATGTATCAGCAGTTCTTAAGAAAtcgaataaaaaaagacaagcgGTATTATATGTGACTCTGTGGCTGTCATTACACAGTGTGTCAGTTGTGAGACTTACATGGTCTCACTCGGCCTCGCCTCTTTCTGTAGGATCCTGCACTGCCTGGTGTCGGTGTTGTTCCAGATGTCCGTGTTGAGGGACATTGAGAAGCTTGCTGGATGGCTCAGGATCTCCATCATCTACATGCTCAGCGGCGTCACCGGCAACTTGGCCTCAGCCATCTTCCTGCCCTACAGAGCCGAGGTACGTCGTCACGCCGGCGAGAGGCTGCCTTTTGGACCACGTTGCGttggaagaaaaagacaaaactctGTCCCCGACCCTGTTTCCTCCACACCAGGTGGGTCCTGCGGGCAGCCAGTTCGGCATCCTGGCCTGTCTGTTTGTGGAGCTGTTTCAGAGCTGGCAGATACTCGAGCGACCGTGGCGAGCCTTCGCCAAGCTGCTGGCCATCtctgccttcttcttctccttcggtCTGCTTCCATGGATCGACAACTTTGCCCACGTCTGCGGTTTCGTGTCGGGATTCTTCCTGTCCTTCGCCTTCCTGCCGTACATCAGGTAGATGATCTCAGAGAAAGAGTGATGGAGAATAATGGCTGTGATATATTTGTGCACTAACAATGAAGCTTGAGACCAGCAGGAAGCAGCTAGCTTGGCTGTGTCATGGTCATAGCTTTATCTGTAATGTACATGTATGAGAATAGCGGCAATATTCTCACCAAAGGAGTTTATTCCATGTAGAGTCAGCATGATTCGACCTGGGGTTTGTAATGAGTATAGAATCAATTGAAAAATGGGACTATTCCACATTGTATTACTATGCTATCATAATAAGTGCATAACTACAATGATTCATCAGCGGTCTAATCCCATTTAAGACCATTCTCAAAGTTATTCCAGTCCAAGTCAGTGGAAAAGTCTGATATAAAGATCAACTCTCTGTTGGATGAAAGTGAAAGTGTGCCTGACAAGGaatatgcaatatgaaaaaTCCTTTGACACAACAACTTTGCGCAATGACAATAAGGTTCCTCtgatcaaatgtgttttatggGACTTAACGGCGGTTTCTTCTCCGCAGCTTCGGGCAAACCGACACGTACCGGAAGCGTGTCCAGATCTGCGGCTTCCTGCTGGTCTTCCTTGGTCTGCTCTCCACCCTGGCAGTCCTCTTCTACGTCTACCCTGTGAAGTGTGACTGGTGCGAGTTCCTGACCTGCATCCCGTTAACGGACAAGTTCTGCGAGAAGTACGACCTGAATGCTCACCTCCTCTGAACATGAGCCCGAGGCGGGCAACGTTTCTACATGTGGTAGCAACATCTCTGAGTGCTCAATGTTTTATGAAGCTCGTGTGCTGTGCAACTTGGGACACTTGTCCCGGAACAATGAGCAGTGTTTCAGGATTACACGTGAATGCACGTGTTCGAGAAGGTGCAACTGACCCATGATGGACAAGGGTTAAGCGTGACGGCCTGGGGAGGACCACAGGCGGGGTCAATAAGAAAACTATCAAGGTGAAGGGATGATTTCATGTGTCATTGATCTCTAGCTGGACTAATCGATGAACAGTCACACGCTGACAATTATTCACCTCACTTTGGGGAAAATGGACTTGAGAACACCGCTTAGTGGCCAACAGAAAAACGGTACGACTTGAGTCAGGATGAGTGGAGAATCtttgttttgtacttttttaGTGATTCAACAGTGTAGACCATTTACTTGATGTGCTTGGTTTAAAACTCGCCAAGAAATGAGATGGTGAAATGTGCCTTAttgacacaaaaccacacacggTGTCTATTTGTGCCATGTATCGGGTTTGTGTCAGCAGTCACTTAATCTGACAAACTATTACAAACTACtatgtgtttttacttcagTATTTGGTGGCTGAATTGTTTTCTACCACATTGGAAACGTTCATTTCCGCCACCGCCTTTAATACACTTCAATCACACATGGGTTGTTGTCTGTAAATAATTGACTCGTATGTTAATTTGCTCGATGGTGAATACATTTCACTGAGGGGAACGTGTGTCCTCATTCAAGATGGTGCCGTTCTAGTCACCTGTCAATAAACACAACAGGATACCAGTGCACAGTTCCTTCCTTTTGACTGTTGACTTCCTCGTAGACTATTGATCAATAAAGCTAAACTTTCCTGCTCCAGGTTGAGCTTGAACTTACAACCTCGGCATGAAACTTATCTTGTCTTATTAGTACCACACGGAGCTTGGGCTCTGTTACTAAAGCTTCTTATTCGCAGGCTCCATTTTTGTCTTAATGCATAATGGACCCCTGAACACATCTGGTCAGTATCTGCTCAGAATGCAGCTGCAGCACCTGGGAGTCTTCATGTGTcaccgcctgctgctgcccggcacATTCGGAGGCCAGCAGCTTACGCAGTTGGCACCTGGATGCCAGAAGGCTTCACTGCTGCTGTGACTAACGCAGGAGGTGGTTCCTCCCCATCATGGCAGCTGATTCATAACATGGCCTTGCCCAGTGTTGGGAGATAATCGCTATAGAGATGTCTGCAGACATGTAGAGAGTTAGTTCCTTAAAGAAAGTGTTTCTACATGAAGCTTTTTACATCAAGGGTCTGGATTGTCTTTAGAAAGCTGGTGACTGGAGATGTCGACATCTCTCTATTGAGCAGGTTCAAACCTGTTCCTGTAATAATCACTCCTCAGGCCTGGAATGTAAAATGAATCCTTGATCCGCTCAACGCGTTCTTTGAACGGCGTACCAGGCCAAGAAGATGGAAAGGGAATTAAAGTATGAATTTGATTCATTCTACAGGTTGTAACACAATCACTGCTGAAAGCCTCAGAAATGTGGTCAAGGTTGAATGAGTCAATAAAAGCAGAAgtatgaaaacaacaacagtctGGATAAAGTGACTTATTATGTGAACCACTCTATTATCACTACTTTATGTTACTTACTTACACTCTCCGAAAGAAAAGACGTCCACCTCACACTACAACTGGTCCTGtgatcctccatccttctcatccGGTCCTGTGATCCTCTGATCCTCCATCCCTCTCATCCGGTCCTGtgatcctccatccttctcatccGGTCCTGTGATCCTCCGATCCTCCAGCCTTCTCATCCGGTCCTGTGATCCTCCGATCCTCCATCATTCTCATCCGGTCCTGTGATCCTCCGATCCTCCATCATTCTCATCCGGTCCTGTGATCCTCCATTCCTCTCATCCGGTCCTGTGATCCTCCATCCCTCTCATCCGGTCCTGtgatcctccatccttctcatccGGTCCTGTGATCCTCcgatcctccatccttctcatccGGTCCTGTGATCCTCCATCATTCTCATCCGGTCCTGTGATCCTCCATCATTCTCATCCGGTCCTGtgatcctccatccttctcatccGGTCCTGtgatcctccatccttctcatccGGTCCTGTGATCCTCCATCATTCTCATCCGGTCCTGTGATCCTCCATCATTCTCATCCGGTCCTGTGATCCTCCATCCCTCTCATCCGGTCCTGTGATCCTCCATCATTCTCATCCGGTCCTGTGATCCTCCATCATTCTCATCCGGGCCTGtgatcctccatccttctcatccGGTCCTGTGGTCCTCCATCATTCTCATCCGGTCCTGTGGTCCTTCATCTTTGTTGTTAAAGAGAGCTTAAATGTTGCTTCTTGTGTTTCAGTTATTGATACCTGAGTAAATGAAAGTGAAGACTTGTTCTAACGTTAGTCATCATTAACACATCTCTCCCCTCTGTCCCTTTCACCCAACTATAACAATAACATTGATGCAGACTCTTCtggctttattattatttgtctttACAAACCATTCATTATTGCAAGAACATTGAAATTGAGGTATTTTCTTAGTATGGCCAAGCCCAAGTCGGAGTGTGGGCCAATGCCAGGgattaaaagacaaacaaacaacaattaTCTGTTTCATCCGTTCTGTCGCCAATAAGATCTGTGAAGTCAAACAGGTCATCCAGGATGTATTGAGCTGGACTGGAGTGTGCAACATGTGTCAACTTGAAAAAAATAAGTTCTCTTATAAAGAATAACTACAGTGCAGAAGTCATGTGAAGTTTaacctaaacaaaaaacaaaaatatcccaTGTTCAGGaccatcatcatcagctgtgGAAACGGATTGATTCCACTCCACGGATATCTAATCCAATTTATTCACTTCATGCACTTTATAGTTAAAGGACCAATCATACCTTAGTTTTTGGCCTgatgaatacaaacacatttgtttgcaGCAGATTCTACTTTCCAGGCCTGTGagtattatttagttattttgttCAAGCTCAATCTGTGAAGTACACTCACATTTTATAATTGAATGACGCTTAATAATTGTGTGTCCACTGCTTTGTGAGTGCCCACTAGATGGCAACCGAAGACCAACAACCCACAGGTTGGACCTGGAACCAGGGTTCAACGTGACTGCTGCTTGGGCCTTCAGGCTTGAATTACTGCGACATTGCTCGGCTGCTCTTTGGGATCGGTGTCATTAAATCAAGCAGGCGGTTTATTAGCGTGCACAGCTCTTTTTCGGCGCTCCCCATGTGCTGCACCATTGCTCATCGTGCGCTTCTCTcctcgcgcgcgcacacgccaTTGCCTTGGCGTTCATTAGGTCGCGTCTGTAATTGAGTCTGGTTAAGTCGGTACTTGTGTTGGAGAGGAGCTCTGGGAGCACAGACAACATGATCTGCATCCATAATACAACAGCAGAACGTCTTCTATGTGCACGGAGCGCTGCATTAAAATGTGCTAACGATGTCTTGAAAAGGCCTCATGCCTTCTTAGGACAGAGGGTGTTTAGTAAGAGCACAGTAGGTAAAGAAACACGGcatccttctcttttcctctaCACGGACGTACTGTCCAGTGTCATTGATTGGAAAACCATCTGTCACGAGGTCATTTCGGTGCAAAGGAAACgtctttgcttcttttcttttacgaGGTCTCGACATTTGTGTGAGTGCAGAAGTGGTACCAACCTGCTGTGCCGTGACAGCGCTGTTCACCTCATCTGTTTATCTGCAAGTCGAATGAGTCCGAATGAACTCACATACCAGCGTTACATTATCAGTTTGAATTTCATAAACTAAACAGGGGACTGCCCTTTTGCTAACCTGTATTATTTTCTTATGGGCAGCAAAAAACACGTTGACACATTACCTCCTTTAAGTTAATGATTGAAGCGTTCGTTCATGGTGTGCGAGTTCAAAACAGGGGATTCGCTTCGCCTGGCGTTGGTGGAAAAGCTTATAGCTTGTTTTTGAGTTGTAATGTTATTAAAAGCAGGCAAAAAGATCAATATCTTCACCGGTACCCAAATATACAATGTTCTATAAAAACGCTATAGGAACTAAAAAAAACGCAAATATTTAGAATAAATTGAGTTGACGCTTAGTTAGTGGAGTTAGTGACACACGATGACGTTAGCTGCCTGTAACATTTCATTTACCAACGCTGTTTCTTTCCCAGCCACATCTGGCAACAGATATTCATCATCCACatgtattttcattaaaacTGTCAATGTGCAAAATTTTAGTTGATTGGCCCCTGGTGAATGAAAATTGTCACAATGAAAATAGTGAGTAGAAAACTACTGTTTGGACCGACTTTGCACCGAGCGTGTCGCTCCTCCCGGGCCCGTCCAGGTCAAAGTGCAGGTTAGCATCGTAGCTAAGCTGTAGCCAATCGAGGGCAACGTTAGAGGAGGGTGTTCCAGCGAGGCGCTCCTGGACATGTGCGGAACGGATGGAGGGCTGGCGGTTAACTGTGTCCGTCTGCTGCTCAGTGGAGCACACAGTCTGCATTGTGTGGAGTCCCTGTTTTTCAGCTGACACAAGTCacaagagcagagagagagagagagaacaaagaacaTCCAAGTTGCTGTGTGCCGCTGAGAGGACGTGTGGTCGGGTGACAGCTCTCCGTGGGTTCATCACTTCGACTGACCCTTTTTCTCATCGGCACTTGATACAGTGCACGAGATGAAAAATCAATAGCAGCGTCAGGACGGATCGAAACGCCATAGATCGCACATACGACATGTCTGTGTTCGCGCCGATATTCCGTGTTCTGccatcttctttcttttggtcACGGTAAAAGCTGGCGGAGCCGTTAATAGTGACAAATTAATGACCAACATACAGACCCTGACAAATCGTCTCAGGACTTCTTATTCTGTCATCGACTGGGTGCTCAGCCTAATAGAGGCAGCACCCGAAGCCattagacccccccctcccccgctcaCAGCCACCCACATCTGCAGCCTCCTCATAGGAAATTATCTCTTCGCTCTCCTCCCACCTCTTACCCCaccgtgccccccccacccccccgacacacacacacatacacttgtcccgtctccgtctcctgtctcgtcctcctcctgtccGTGTCATGCCGCCCAATTTCCATCGCTCattcatcatttgttttttctaattCCCGTCCCACAtccccccctcgacccccccgaccctccaTCACAGCTCCTATAGAGATGTTAATGTGACATGAAGAGGATGGTATCTACGAGCCATTGATGGGCATCAAACGAGACACGCTGAGATACTCCAGccccctcgtcctcgtcctcctcatcccGTCCTTTCACggatgcttgttgttgttgttgtttatttggaGACGATTAAACTCATGTTTCGCATGTCAGTGGCAGGCAAAAAAGACTGAAGGGGGATGGAtcatggagggatggatggatggatggatggatggatgtggctGCTGTGCTGTCAGCAGGGAAAGGCGACCCTGAAACGGGACCCTGACAGCTGGCCAACAGGTGGCCACTGACGGACCCTTCTCTCCTCATTGTGCccgcaacacacacaatatatacacacaagcTCCTCAGACTCAGCACCCAGGCCATCAGGGGAAGGAGGCCGAcccagagggggaggggtgttTGAGTGAAgaagagggtgagggggggaggcaggccTAGCACGCACCTGTCGGTCGATGAGCCCACCTATGGCAGAGCTGATGGCGAGTAATGTTATAGGGCTCCTGCAACCACATGACCCCATTCACCACCTGGACTGACAAACCGTGTGTGtaggagtgtgcgtgtgtgtgtgtgtgtgtgtgagtgtccatTGAAGTGTTTAAAGGTCACTTTTTTATTACAGGTATTTAGTTGTAGTGTTACAAAATCATTTTCTGGTTATTGTTGAGCCGAAAAAACATGGTTGCAGATTgtcaacaaaaaatacaacacaatGATGGAGATTagaacaaaagcaacaaaagggAACAAGGTGACAATACATTTCTCCTTATTGTGCTGCCATGAGTTTATTTAGACGACCATATGTACTCAGTATGCTGACATTCTTCCATCTGAACACGTTCACGTTGTTACATAACTATCAAAGTTGTGTATAATTCTGCTATAACTTTAAGCTGCTTTGAATGCGGGTCTAGTTTGACACAAAGCAGCTATTATGGAGTCTGTCATGAGCAACACCAACATCAGCTTGCACTGAACCCTTTGGGGATTTGCGGCAGCCGGGGGAGAGCACAGGGGACGTCTTCTACCGTACCGTCATTTGACTTACTTCCTGAgtgcctcccccctctccccctgtcATCTCCAGAGGACAATACTTTTCTTTCTTGCCATGTGTCCTCCAGCCGTCCTTAAAATCTGCTCTTATCCTCCACTCACAGGCTCCCGCTcactaattacacacacacacacacacacacacacacacacacacacacgcgcgcgcgcgggcGCGGGGGCAACTACACGCACACGCCTCATTAGCGATCACTCTAACAATCTTTTTCCT
It contains:
- the rhbdf1b gene encoding inactive rhomboid protein 1 isoform X7 — translated: MDEPGSRNGSCQRKKPPWLKLDIPTIRLTAYDTPTLPQPVKRLRSVSMPGENPQMCIAASETSNNYLRPPMERLPSFTQSIKRGTADWFGVSKDSDSTQRWRRKSLQHCSHLYGGLKPQVMRDRELHSQDNISLASTETPPPLYLPPYHHGMQRGRPLADSTSGRPRRRSFMPSSFLEDDTVDSTDELDTSFFTREGLHDELYSYVDEVFETPSEADLTQLDESELTGGALDRTKLERSHLMLPLERGWRKAKDVSLIQPRLRLKQEVVSANGHQQRGQRIGVPVKKLFAREKRPYGLGMVGRLTNRTYRKRIDSFVQKQIEDMDDHRPFFSYWITCVHLLITILAVAIYGIAPVGFSQHETVDSVLRNKGVYENVKFVQQQNFWVGPSSEALIHLGAKFSPCMRQDPEIQKLIQEKRARERESGCCVRNDRSGCLQTLQEECSSTLAVFVKWPRHPSAPSLNGTRRRHGAVCHQDPRICLEPASVSPHEWPDDITKWPVCTRYNSGNHTNLPHIDCTITGRPCCIGTKGRCEITSREYCDFMHGYFHEEATLCSQVACMDDVCGLLPFLNPDIPDQFSRLWLSLFLHAGILHCLVSVLFQMSVLRDIEKLAGWLRISIIYMLSGVTGNLASAIFLPYRAEVGPAGSQFGILACLFVELFQSWQILERPWRAFAKLLAISAFFFSFGLLPWIDNFAHVCGFVSGFFLSFAFLPYISFGQTDTYRKRVQICGFLLVFLGLLSTLAVLFYVYPVKCDWCEFLTCIPLTDKFCEKYDLNAHLL
- the rhbdf1b gene encoding inactive rhomboid protein 1 isoform X3; protein product: MDEPGSRNGSCQRKKPPWLKLDIPTIRLTAYDTPTLPQPVKRLRSVSMPGENPQMCIAASETSNNYLRPPMERLPSFTQSIKRGTADWFGVSKDSDSTQRWRRKSLQHCSHLYGGLKPQVMRDRELHSQDNISLASTETPPPLYLPPYHHGMQRIVDPLARGRAFRLVEEVDGFSVPQTPITPGTASLCSLSSSRSALNWLPRRRKRESVAVMSLKAAAALMKGRPLADSTSGRPRRRSFMPSSFLEDDTVDSTDELDTSFFTREGLHDELYSYVDEVFETPSEADLTQLDESELTGGALDRTKLERSHLMLPLERGWRKAKDVSLIQPRLRLKQEVVSANGHQQRGQRIGVPVKKLFAREKRPYGLGMVGRLTNRTYRKRIDSFVQKQIEDMDDHRPFFSYWITCVHLLITILAVAIYGIAPVGFSQHETVDSVLRNKGVYENVKFVQQQNFWVGPSSEALIHLGAKFSPCMRQDPEIQKLIQEKRARERESGCCVRNDRSGCLQTLQEECSSTLAVFVKWPRHPSAPSLNGTRRRHGAVCHQDPRICLEPASVSPHEWPDDITKWPVCTRYNSGNHTNLPHIDCTITGRPCCIGTKGRCEITSREYCDFMHGYFHEEATLCSQVACMDDVCGLLPFLNPDIPDQFSRLWLSLFLHAGILHCLVSVLFQMSVLRDIEKLAGWLRISIIYMLSGVTGNLASAIFLPYRAEVGPAGSQFGILACLFVELFQSWQILERPWRAFAKLLAISAFFFSFGLLPWIDNFAHVCGFVSGFFLSFAFLPYISFGQTDTYRKRVQICGFLLVFLGLLSTLAVLFYVYPVKCDWCEFLTCIPLTDKFCEKYDLNAHLL
- the rhbdf1b gene encoding inactive rhomboid protein 1 isoform X2; this encodes MDEPGSRNGSCQRKKPPWLKLDIPTIRLTAYDTPTLPQPVKRLRSVSMPGENPQMCIAASETSNNYLRPPMERLPSFTQSIKSGKRVRFERVNTVPPKGQREHRRESTTRRRSCIPKILTRRRSSIPKQIIRGTADWFGVSKDSDSTQRWRRKSLQHCSHLYGGLKPQIVDPLARGRAFRLVEEVDGFSVPQTPITPGTASLCSLSSSRSALNWLPRRRKRESVAVMSLKAAAALMKGRPLADSTSGRPRRRSFMPSSFLEDDTVDSTDELDTSFFTREGLHDELYSYVDEVFETPSEADLTQLDESELTGGALDRTKLERSHLMLPLERGWRKAKDVSLIQPRLRLKQEVVSANGHQQRGQRIGVPVKKLFAREKRPYGLGMVGRLTNRTYRKRIDSFVQKQIEDMDDHRPFFSYWITCVHLLITILAVAIYGIAPVGFSQHETVDSVLRNKGVYENVKFVQQQNFWVGPSSEALIHLGAKFSPCMRQDPEIQKLIQEKRARERESGCCVRNDRSGCLQTLQEECSSTLAVFVKWPRHPSAPSLNGTRRRHGAVCHQDPRICLEPASVSPHEWPDDITKWPVCTRYNSGNHTNLPHIDCTITGRPCCIGTKGRCEITSREYCDFMHGYFHEEATLCSQVACMDDVCGLLPFLNPDIPDQFSRLWLSLFLHAGILHCLVSVLFQMSVLRDIEKLAGWLRISIIYMLSGVTGNLASAIFLPYRAEVGPAGSQFGILACLFVELFQSWQILERPWRAFAKLLAISAFFFSFGLLPWIDNFAHVCGFVSGFFLSFAFLPYISFGQTDTYRKRVQICGFLLVFLGLLSTLAVLFYVYPVKCDWCEFLTCIPLTDKFCEKYDLNAHLL
- the rhbdf1b gene encoding inactive rhomboid protein 1 isoform X5, with amino-acid sequence MDEPGSRNGSCQRKKPPWLKLDIPTIRLTAYDTPTLPQPVKRLRSVSMPGENPQMCIAASETSNNYLRPPMERLPSFTQSIKRGTADWFGVSKDSDSTQRWRRKSLQHCSHLYGGLKPQIVDPLARGRAFRLVEEVDGFSVPQTPITPGTASLCSLSSSRSALNWLPRRRKRESVAVMSLKAAAALMKGRPLADSTSGRPRRRSFMPSSFLEDDTVDSTDELDTSFFTREGLHDELYSYVDEVFETPSEADLTQLDESELTGGALDRTKLERSHLMLPLERGWRKAKDVSLIQPRLRLKQEVVSANGHQQRGQRIGVPVKKLFAREKRPYGLGMVGRLTNRTYRKRIDSFVQKQIEDMDDHRPFFSYWITCVHLLITILAVAIYGIAPVGFSQHETVDSVLRNKGVYENVKFVQQQNFWVGPSSEALIHLGAKFSPCMRQDPEIQKLIQEKRARERESGCCVRNDRSGCLQTLQEECSSTLAVFVKWPRHPSAPSLNGTRRRHGAVCHQDPRICLEPASVSPHEWPDDITKWPVCTRYNSGNHTNLPHIDCTITGRPCCIGTKGRCEITSREYCDFMHGYFHEEATLCSQVACMDDVCGLLPFLNPDIPDQFSRLWLSLFLHAGILHCLVSVLFQMSVLRDIEKLAGWLRISIIYMLSGVTGNLASAIFLPYRAEVGPAGSQFGILACLFVELFQSWQILERPWRAFAKLLAISAFFFSFGLLPWIDNFAHVCGFVSGFFLSFAFLPYISFGQTDTYRKRVQICGFLLVFLGLLSTLAVLFYVYPVKCDWCEFLTCIPLTDKFCEKYDLNAHLL
- the rhbdf1b gene encoding inactive rhomboid protein 1 isoform X1; the encoded protein is MDEPGSRNGSCQRKKPPWLKLDIPTIRLTAYDTPTLPQPVKRLRSVSMPGENPQMCIAASETSNNYLRPPMERLPSFTQSIKSGKRVRFERVNTVPPKGQREHRRESTTRRRSCIPKILTRRRSSIPKQIIRGTADWFGVSKDSDSTQRWRRKSLQHCSHLYGGLKPQVMRDRELHSQDNISLASTETPPPLYLPPYHHGMQRIVDPLARGRAFRLVEEVDGFSVPQTPITPGTASLCSLSSSRSALNWLPRRRKRESVAVMSLKAAAALMKGRPLADSTSGRPRRRSFMPSSFLEDDTVDSTDELDTSFFTREGLHDELYSYVDEVFETPSEADLTQLDESELTGGALDRTKLERSHLMLPLERGWRKAKDVSLIQPRLRLKQEVVSANGHQQRGQRIGVPVKKLFAREKRPYGLGMVGRLTNRTYRKRIDSFVQKQIEDMDDHRPFFSYWITCVHLLITILAVAIYGIAPVGFSQHETVDSVLRNKGVYENVKFVQQQNFWVGPSSEALIHLGAKFSPCMRQDPEIQKLIQEKRARERESGCCVRNDRSGCLQTLQEECSSTLAVFVKWPRHPSAPSLNGTRRRHGAVCHQDPRICLEPASVSPHEWPDDITKWPVCTRYNSGNHTNLPHIDCTITGRPCCIGTKGRCEITSREYCDFMHGYFHEEATLCSQVACMDDVCGLLPFLNPDIPDQFSRLWLSLFLHAGILHCLVSVLFQMSVLRDIEKLAGWLRISIIYMLSGVTGNLASAIFLPYRAEVGPAGSQFGILACLFVELFQSWQILERPWRAFAKLLAISAFFFSFGLLPWIDNFAHVCGFVSGFFLSFAFLPYISFGQTDTYRKRVQICGFLLVFLGLLSTLAVLFYVYPVKCDWCEFLTCIPLTDKFCEKYDLNAHLL